In a genomic window of Zingiber officinale cultivar Zhangliang chromosome 9B, Zo_v1.1, whole genome shotgun sequence:
- the LOC122025086 gene encoding probable BOI-related E3 ubiquitin-protein ligase 3 has protein sequence MYIWQQGPRAPYPLSSAINRARTELRSRGLMAVERLGEIRAFRSTLIADGHAAVDEELQLLQRQIVGLQQRRGGASSDFERKRPPGAAVSGSGRMMAVPRRRGSEIDRVVGFYVERLRDEVREVWKRHCRGLLAAAEGEAARRLRGKEAELEAARLRSAALEEKVRQLSAEGQMWVAAARHHEAAVGVLRASLERTLRTRDGEGYGDSEAASADSSCRFATEEMGRCGRLTRLPRRSGWCTACGRREARAVLLPCKHLCLCEDCEPAAGECPVCGAVKTDGFQVFTC, from the exons AACAGGGTCCGCGTGCTCCATATCCTCTGTCTTCCGCCATTAATCGCGCAAGAACAGAGCTGCGATCGAGAGGTTTAATGGCGGTCGAAAGGTTGGGAGAGATTCGCGCGTTTAGGAGCACTCTAATTGCGGATGGACACGCTGCCGTGGACGAGGAGCTGCAGCTGCTGCAGCGCCAGATCGTTGGTCTGCAACAGCGACGAGGAGGGGCGTCGAGCGACTTTGAGAGGAAGCGGCCGCCGGGGGCTGCTGTCTCCGGTAGCGGGAGAATGATGGCGGTTCCTCGCAGGCGGGGTTCGGAGATTGACCGCGTTGTTGGATTTTAT GTGGAGCGGCTGCGGGATGAGGTGCGGGAGGTGTGGAAGAGGCATTGCCGGGGGCTTCTGGCGGCGGCGGAGGGGGAGGCGGCGCGGCGGTTGAGGGGGAAGGAGGCGGAGCTGGAGGCGGCGAGGCTGAGGAGCGCGGCGCTGGAGGAGAAGGTGCGGCAGCTGAGCGCGGAGGGCCAGATGTGGGTGGCTGCGGCCAGGCACCACGAGGCGGCCGTCGGCGTGCTCAGGGCGAGCTTGGAGCGGACGCTGCGGACAAGAGACGGCGAGGGATACGGTGATAGCGAGGCGGCCTCCGCCGATTCGTCGTGCCGCTTCGCGACTGAGGAGATGGGGCGTTGTGGTCGTCTGACTCGTCTCCCGCGGCGGAGCGGGTGGTGCACGGCGTGCGGCCGCCGGGAGGCGCGCGCTGTGCTGCTGCCCTGCAAGCACCTGTGCCTCTGCGAGGACTGCGAGCCTGCCGCCGGCGAGTGCCCCGTCTGCGGCGCCGTCAAGACTGACGGCTTCCAGGTCTTCACGTGCTGA